In Aspergillus oryzae RIB40 DNA, chromosome 6, one genomic interval encodes:
- a CDS encoding uncharacterized protein (predicted protein) produces MPSAVAVATRAPTPAANKYVVVGPTNKRYTPATKKLPESLVLSARNVEKQEFDPARHLNIIPPKKILRMADIGLEGVGISDTAVSEPFSLWTEDAIKQMRAEIFSEAMLENCQVSSSFASNMVRGYNAKLAPFIHRAFYSPELLGAVSAIAGIDLVPAFDYEVGHCNISFNEKKPSQAELEKMGEDGDKT; encoded by the exons ATGCCCTCAGCAGTTGCAGTCGCCACCAGGGCTCCCACGCCAGCCGCCAATAAATATGTAGTCGTGGGACCGACCAACAAGAGGTACACCCCTGCTACTAAGAAGCTGCCAGAATCGCTCGTGCTGTCCGCCCGAAATGTTGAGAAACAGGAATTTGATCCGGCACGCCACCTTAACATCATCCCTCCGAAGAAGATTTTGAGGATGGCAGATATTGGATTGGAGGGTGTTGGTATCTCCGATACTGCAGTTTCTGAGCCATTCAGCCTCTGGActgaagatgccatcaagcagatgaGAGCAGAGATATTCAGCGAGGCGATGCTCGAGAACTGCCAGGTTTCTTCCAGCTTCGCATCAAACATGGTTAGAGGTTATAACGCAAA ACTCGCTCCGTTTATCCACAGGGCATTCTACAGTCCAGAGCTTCTTGGAGCCGTGTCAGCTATTGCTGGAATTGACTTGGTTCCTGCATTTGACTACGAGGTTGGCCATTGCAACATCTCGTTcaacgagaagaaaccctCACAAGCCGAGCTCGAGAAGATGGGTGAAGACGGAGACA AGACATGA
- a CDS encoding uncharacterized protein (predicted protein) has protein sequence MSHQDTTDLLYLNDASLREWTTTVLSCQPISQLTENEKSLAKTVAPESFALTTRETVFYPQGGGQPSDTGVITLADKSNGSTFKVLLVRKTLDGTVLHLGEFTDQPCFTDGQLVSQAIDWAKRDYHSRLHTAGHIIGLAMRLLAPVLGERKKVKANHAPGQACMEFEGLLYTEHKSVIEDKVNELVGMKLPVTTEWWDEDRIQNADLNMVEGLQLGKNGQARIAMIGDIDANPCGGTHVEHTGLTGFITIRKIARQKGVSKLSYEVPVSM, from the coding sequence ATGAGTCACCAGGATACAACAGATCTCCTCTATTTAAACGACGCTTCTTTACGAGAATGGACAACTACGGTCCTCTCCTGTCAGCCGATATCGCAATTGACAGAGAATGAAAAGAGTCTTGCAAAGACAGTTGCGCCAGAAAGCTTCGCTCTCACCACTCGCGAAACGGTGTTCTACCCACAAGGCGGAGGCCAACCCAGCGATACAGGCGTGATTACTCTCGCAGACAAAAGTAACGGTTCCACTTTCAAGGTTCTGCTTGTCCGAAAAACCTTAGATGGCACTGTTCTCCACCTCGGGGAGTTCACCGACCAGCCCTGTTTTACGGACGGCCAGTTAGTCTCGCAGGCTATCGACTGGGCAAAACGAGACTATCACTCTCGGCTCCATACAGCGGGTCATATCATTGGTCTAGCTATGCGACTTCTGGCCCCTGTGcttggggaaaggaagaaggtcaaggcgAATCATGCACCGGGGCAGGCCTGTATGGAGTTCGAGGGTTTGCTGTATACTGAGCATAAGTCAGTTATTGAGGATAAGGTGAACGAATTAGTAGGCATGAAACTTCCTGTCACTACTGAGTGGTGGGATGAAGATCGCATTCAGAATGCTGACCTGAATATGGTGGAGGGCTTGCAATTGGGGAAGAATGGACAGGCGAGAATCGCCATGATTGGAGATATTGATGCCAATCCGTGTGGTGGAACGCATGTAGAACATACCGGTTTGACAGGTTTCATTACCATTCGGAAGATTGCCAGGCAAAAGGGGGTCAGCAAACTATCGTATGAAGTGCCTGTTTCGATGTGA
- a CDS encoding uncharacterized protein (predicted protein), translated as MPPRDRPLIDGSAKPFFLWCMHCQRRCARKYKRNTDRPFEIDCHFNGKGSILCHQCSGDSAACESVAAGMLVNGWDYSQILRWATTFWGNKWSEKVRLSVVNALKDLNSAFSITERVHRRAHALTSEDNEVMATYRTFVEQRRRLLVQLPVPDEYEDEDEWDSYESSRLLRLLPGDPGYVSWMVALQAFRGAIEDAITICAGLRGLNEVAGRELVDRVMCWFPAACEDI; from the exons ATGCCTCCACGAGACCGTCCCCTTATTGACGGTAGCGCCaagccattcttcctttggtGTATGCATTGTCAAAGACGCTGCGCCAGAAAGTACAAGCGGAACACCGACCGTCCATTCGAAATCGACTGTCACTTTAACGGCAAAGGATCCATTCTTTGTCACCAATGCTCGGGCGATAGTGCGGCATGCGAATCA GTGGCGGCGGGCATGCTAGTAAATGGATGGGATTATTCCCAAATTCTCCGATGGGCCACTACCTTTTGGGGAAACAAATGGTCAGAGAAGGTTCGTCTGAGCGTCGTCAATGCTCTGAAGGATTTGAACAGCGCGTTCAGCATCACTGAAAGGGTTCATCGGCGTGCACATGCACTGACATCCGAAGATAAT GAAGTTATGGCGACTTACCGCACTTTTGTCGAACAACGCCGCCGACTGCTTGTCCAGCTCCCTGTTCCTGACGAAtatgaagacgaggatgagtGGGACTCTTATGAGTCGTCGAGGCTCCTACGTCTCTTGCCTGGGGACCCTGGGTACGTTTCATGGATGGTGGCACTTCAGGCATTTAGAGGGGCAATCGAAGATGCTATCACCATTTGTGCTGGCCTCCGTGGTTTGAACGAGGTTGCGGGACGCGAGTTGGTGGATAGAGTAATGTGCTGGTTCCCGGCTGCGTGCGAGGACATTTAA
- a CDS encoding uncharacterized protein (predicted protein) produces MKISTTFLYTFLAITTLGVASPTGNNAVAAENVSPAYVETESFFEKRKGCSGDRKDSDVCGGKRLAEQNSFHNCKGKSKGKCCAKNSDGTGGIDVNKGGGETCGYCFSGKCSG; encoded by the exons ATGAAGATCTCTACTACTTTTCTCTATACCTTCCTCGCCATCACCACCCTGGGCGTCGCGAGCCCCACGGGAAACAACGCTGTTGCCGCCGAAAATGTCTCGCCTGCTTACGTTGAAACCGAGTCTTTCTTCGAGAAGCGTAAGGGCTGTAGCGGCGACAGGAAAGATTCAGACGTGTGTGGCGGAAAGAGGCTCGCAGAACAAAACTCCTTTCATAACTG TAAGGGGAAGAGCAAGGGTAAATGTTGCGCCAAGAATTCAGACGGGACAGGAGGAATCGACGTGAACAAGGGCGGTGGTGAAACTTGTGGCTATTGCTTCAGTGGCAAATGCTCGGGCTGA
- a CDS encoding exoribonuclease II (exosomal 3'-5' exoribonuclease complex, subunit Rrp44/Dis3), translating into MLNDYREAHDAGSDALRETDEDVSDFENIAEEGEGMHDFLEPGDLVALSSAEGILNLAVYVRSVCKQQQFYTDRGKWRIAFAKDLDFVIKGFAPRELVAPLLPHFPDALAQLSLEMQSAIEGGVPRPTGAPILRMINDFNEQVHQFYQANAYRLDNIHEIVADEEEKLEFTLKELACKALDITSDQVDDKILFAVHRAIRRNSFLIENDRSSIFTDHYFVQPRRVANILDTVVTWVHEHQEYLIRAVTGNEVPNLKDHPIQQFIQKAQRLIRLSRKVRSPTILACVGPTAQRYQPGQDGKPLVYREVLTEKFSYTDQMIIEFLQLWCIPPRRMTSGILRSAGSHIMRATGMYSALDTNAGTAALFLQEMGVVAPWENLRLLDQNLALPGHGISRQSDRKWEDVQRACEELNSEGVTDKMESMRTDFGDLPVYCVDDPGAQEIDDGVSLERIPGLDDTFWIRVHVANPSAFINFDALIMEYAASRVQTVYAPERTYPMLPNTLTQEHFSLAPGRPTLTFSAKMNLQGEILDTNIVNGIARNVIYITHDKLRSLFEPEPQGVQEPLTVGGEYSNEHTRDNIQEELSPEDEGTFHTLRKLMLAFREHRRRNGAMEWPSSMETPVSVTVGNAPLKPYNMQLTEGRYILGDPIIQLRPRTVDPHEVPDLTKRNLISTLMNLACYVSGKWLAERGIPAVFDGTFYHPEYPKLTNSNMSDYGGKTWLQLAAPKGICSSRPTHHVPLGLDTYVKSTSPLRRYTDLMAHYQIEAALRFEHEHGRRFDATTDESILPFSHMDVDNFISQSRWKRSRIRDIDSASKQFWACMLLFRAFYFGECRLPETFTCLVHKPYNSTALVGSQFAQGYSGVVTSLGVRCQIVTPPEMSDIDILSVVEAKITSVDLSRMLVIMEATRMVKKFERVGEWR; encoded by the exons ATGCTAAACGACTACCGGGAAGCACATGATGCAGGTAGCGATGCTCTGCGAGAGACAGACGAAGATGTTTCGGACTTTGAAAATATTGccgaagaaggggaaggaatGCATGACTTCCTGGAGCCGGGAGACCTAGTGGCGCTGTCCTC TGCCGAAGGTATCCTGAATCTTGCCGTTTACGTCCGGTCTGTCTGTAAGCAGCAGCAATTCTACACTGATCGAGGAAAATGGCGTATTGCTTTCGCAAAGGATCTCGATTTCGTGATAAAGGGATTCGCCCCGCGAGAACTGGTGGCTCCCTTGCTACCCCATTTCCCAGACGCCCTCGCGCAGCTCAGCTTGGAAATGCAATCGGCTATAGAAGGAGGGGTGCCGAGGCCCACAGGTGCGCCTATTTTGCGGATGATCAATGATTTCAACGAACAGGTTCATCAGTTCTACCAAGCGAATGCCTACCGGCTGGACAATATACATGAGATAGTggcggacgaggaagagaaacttgAGTTCACACTCAAGGAACTGGCTTGTAAAGCGCTCGATATTACAAGTGATCAGGTCGACGATAAGATCTTGTTTGCCGTACATCGGGCCATTCGTCGaaattcttttctcatcGAGAATGATCGGAgctccatcttcaccgacCACTATTTCGTTCAACCGAGACGAGTCGCCAATATACTTGACACAGTGGTTACATGGGTACATGAGCACCAAGAGTACCTCATCCGTGCTGTCACAGGAAACGAGGTGCCTAATCTGAAAGACCATCCCATCCAGCAATTCATCCAGAAAGCCCAGCGTCTTATAAGGCTCAGTCGAAAAGTTCGGTCCCCAACAATACTGGCCTGTGTCGGTCCAACAGCGCAGCGATACCAGCCTGGCCAAGATGGAAAGCCTTTAGTTTATCGTGAGGTCTTGACGGAGAAATTTAGTTACACTGACCAGATGATCATCGaatttcttcagctttgGTGTATTCCTCCCCGACGGATGACATCTGGAATTCTTCGCTCGGCTGGGTCGCACATTATGCGCGCCACAGGAATGTATAGTGCTCTGGACACGAATGCAGGTACAGCTGCTCTATTCTTGCAAGAGATGGGAGTCGTGGCTCCATGGGAGAATTTGCGATTACTGGATCAAAATTTGGCACTTCCAGGACATGGTATATCCCGCCAGTCAGACAGAAAGTGGGAGGATGTACAACGGGCCTGTGAGGAATTAAACTCTGAGGGGGTCACAGACAAAATGGAGAGCATGCGGACCGATTTTGGTGACCTACCAGTTTACTGTGTAGATGACCCTGGTGCACAGGAGATTGATGACGGTGTCTCTCTGGAGCGCATACCGGGGTTGGATGACACTTTCTGGATCCGCGTCCATGTCGCTAACCCATCTGCATTTATCAATTTTGATGCATTGATCATGGAATATGCGGCCTCTCGTGTCCAGACCGTCTATGCTCCAGAACGTACATATCCTATGCTTCCAAACACGTTAACGCAAGAGCACTTCAGTCTGGCGCCTGGTCGTCCGACATTGACCTTCAGTGCTAAGATGAATCTACAGGGCGAGATATTGGATACCAACATTGTCAATGGCATAGCCAGAAACGTTATCTACATCACGCACGATAAGTTACGCAGCTTATTTGAGCCCGAACCGCAGGGGGTCCAGGAACCGTTGACGGTAGGAGGGGAGTACTCCAACGAGCACACTCGCGACAATATACAGGAAGAATTATCTCCGGAGGATGAAGGGACCTTCCATACACTGAGGAAGTTGATGCTCGCGTTCCGGGAACACCGACGAAGGAACGGCGCAATGGAGTGGCCGTCGTCGATGGAAACTCCTGTCTCAGTCACTGTTGGCAACGCACCGTTGAAGCCATATAATATGCAATTGACGGAAGGACGTTACATACTAGGAGATCCTATTATTCAACTTCGCCCGCGAACCGTCGATCCGCACGAAGTGCCTGATTTAACGAAACGCAATCTTATTTCGACCCTGATGAATTTAGCATGTTACGTTTCCGGCaagtggctggctgaacgCGGCATCCCCGCCGTGTTTGATGGAACATTCTACCATCCTGAATACCCGAAATTGACCAACAGCAACATGTCGGACTATGGAGGGAAGACATGGCTGCAGTTGGCGGCTCCAAAAGGCATCTGTTCATCCCGACCCACCCATCACGTGCCCCTGGGGCTTGATACCTATGTGAAGTCTACGAGTCCTCTGCGACGATATACCGATCTCATGGCTCATTATCAGATCGAGGCTGCATTGCGCTTCGAGCATGAGCATGGTCGCCGCTTTGACGCCACTACCGACGAGTCCATCCTCCCGTTCTCCCACATGGATGTGGACAACTTCATTTCGCAATCTCGTTGGAAGCGTAGTCGTATAAGGGATATCGACTCGGCGTCGAAACAATTTTGGGCATGTATGCTCCTGTTCCGTGCGTTCTATTTCGGTGAATGCCGCCTACCCGAGACCTTCACCTGCCTGGTTCATAAACCGTACAACTCTACTGCCCTGGTCGGATCACAATTCGCACAAGGGTATTCAGGTGTCGTGACATCCCTAGGAGTACGGTGTCAAATTGTCACTCCTCCTGAAATGTCTGATATAGATATCCTGAGCGTTGTGGAGGCTAAGATTACCTCCGTCGACTTATCCCGCATGCTTGTTATTATGGAAGCTACACGCATGGTCAAGAAATTTGAGCGAGTAGGAGAATGGCGCTGA
- a CDS encoding uncharacterized protein (predicted protein), producing the protein MEYVSDDFTTLRSAVLVNKSWAAEAISVLWQKPPVAALASCSDDHRQFYARQVRELDFGGQQDGEQHSRFRTLEFPRLKCLTIDLYSPRDGEKLWLGQYIQPSLEEFRFYGAEPAEDLLDLMETRCPRLQSILIDYAFEGISTERLIKFFGCFRSLRSICLPSCMDDFVDDQMLTYLARRHGLEDLELGRTITYEMIEKAFEGAEAPFRSIRRLTVQMKSKAVEPLTAAVKSATSLLLTVEDNELSPLPPIRSLINLTELEIVFCQEAIWPATDLLTLRGLRNLRRLCIYSIEGPPAFPTLTDQEFIQLFERMGQLQDLIFQVQCNLSTVAITSLGTHCRQLESCEIFGSYDLHGWSTIERPLFPQLRRLDLGATVTREQESQ; encoded by the coding sequence ATGGAATATGTCAGTGATGATTTCACCACCCTGCGATCGGCAGTCTTGGTGAACAAGTCCTGGGCTGCGGAAGCTATCAGTGTCCTTTGGCAGAAGCCGCCGGTGGCAGCCTTGGCCTCGTGTTCAGATGACCACCGCCAATTCTACGCGCGTCAGGTCCGTGAGCTAGATTTTGGGGGTCAACAGGACGGAGAACAACATTCACGTTTTCGTACTCTAGAGTTCCCAAGGCTTAAGTGTCTGACGATCGACTTATATAGCCcgagagatggagaaaagcTATGGCTTGGTCAATACATACAGCCGAGCTTGGAGGAATTCAGGTTTTATGGAGCTGAGCCGGCTGAAGACTTGCTTGACCTAATGGAAACTCGTTGCCCACGATTGCAGAGCATTCTGATCGATTATGCATTCGAGGGAATAAGCACCGAACGCTTAATAAAGTTCTTTGGCTGTTTCAGATCTCTGAGATCAATATGTCTTCCGTCTTGTATGGACGACTTCGTCGACGACCAGATGCTTACCTACCTTGCCCGTCGTCATggccttgaagatctggaatTGGGACGGACTATCACATACGAGATGATTGAGAAGGCCTTTGAGGGAGCAGAGGCCCCGTTCAGGTCCATCCGACGCCTCACAGTTCAAATGAAGTCGAAAGCGGTTGAACCACTCACTGCAGCAGTAAAATCTGCTACCAGTCTTCTTCTTACCGTTGAAGATAACGAGTTGAGCCCTTTGCCACCGATCAGGTCACTTATAAACCTCACTGAACTAGAGATCGTATTTTGCCAGGAGGCAATTTGGCCGGCCACAGACTTACTTACACTCAGAGGATTGAGGAATTTACGCAGACTGTGTATCTATTCAATAGAGGGGCCACCAGCCTTCCCCACATTGACAGATCAAGAGTTCATCCAGCTTTTTGAAAGAATGGGTCAACTTCAGGATTTGATATTCCAAGTCCAGTGCAACTTGTCAACAGTAGCGATAACTTCACTAGGAACGCATTGTCGCCAACTGGAATCCTGTGAGATATTTGGTTCATATGACTTGCACGGCTGGTCAACCATCGAACGACCGCTCTTCCCACAGCTACGACGTCTTGACCTTGGTGCAACAGTGACCAGAGAACAAGAATCACAGTAA
- a CDS encoding fungal specific transcription factor domain-containing protein (predicted protein), producing the protein MLSSRNYMWGLSELPKMESCGKGPRKMSERRSTKSSYRSLREKGDASANLPITQAILDDSWSTLTNILNPSTTALHETVGAESTAIGTGHIASDFPFGLSEQEQLIVHRMYNSSTGTSTEPPNSDCFSTAVAVNLANHELTGLHDLSLETTGDASASDDDLCRAIQSHEEIIQRDERFQRVDIEESQWQHDFQSGGGFYADIFRSDNLDPNEMNTLIQQLQFPDNRQGMVRRLFVEHTSNILSIRDGDTMDPWQTFIWPMARDFPALYHALAAMTCAHISKSQQQFKLLGMKHFNLSIQALVLGMDNGSMPLEAALATRLALAFAESWDCHTPATGTTHLNDAKALIQQALQDNFTSGTVNSELECLKFLVNTWLYRNVIARLTCTETTDTTVAEPTATYTCIIPHIGEKDIDPLMGCGTALFPSIGRLVELVRRVRGRPENRNSPAIISKAIEIKMAIEDWVSPVDSDSPSSNISDLIQTAEAYRGAALLLLRQAVPELPASCSMSKLAQKTLVFLATTPPSSRTIHAQIFPLMVAGCETFDEDDREWVRQRWEVMSRRLMTAVPDRCRDITMEVWRRRDEFETRHGLRDLIKAHRPFPIISRRAMDTSTLYDSLRVPKSNIDSTMSHEGPGNSSSAEMRSGPRSSDFPDSAAFQKGTDPVTRAGFINYTIKGELHWLRVMEDWNWEIMLA; encoded by the exons ATGCTCTCGTCAAGGAACTACATGTGGGGGCTATCCGAACTTCCTAAGATGGAGAGCTGTGGAAAAG GTCCTCGGAAGATGAGCGAGCGACGATCGACAAAATCATCGTACCGTTCCCTTCGGGAAAAAGGCGATGCGTCTGCTAACTTGCCGATCACACAAGCTATCTTAGACGATTCCTGGTCTACCCTGACTAACATACTGAACCCGTCTACAACTGCCCTACATGAGACTGTCGGAGCAGAAAGCACAGCAATCGGGACGGGACACATAGCCAGTGACTTTCCTTTTGGACTCTCAGAACAAGAGCAATTGATCGTACATAGGATGTACAATTCCTCTACCGGGACATCTACGGAGCCTCCCAACTCTGACTGTTTTTCAACCGCAGTTGCAGTGAATCTGGCTAACCACGAATTGACAGGGCTTCATGACTTGAGCTTGGAAACAACTGGAGACGCTTCAGCAAGCGACGATGACCTATGCAGGGCCATTCAAAGCCATGAAGAGATTATCCAGAGAGACGAGAGATTCCAAAGGGTTGATATTGAGGAGTCCCAGTGGCAACATGACTTCCAGTCGGGCGGGGGCTTCTATGCTGATATATTTAGGTCTGATAATTTGGATCCAAATGAAATGAATACTCTTATCCAGCAGTTACAGTTCCCCGATAATAGGCAGGGAATGGTCAGACGCTTATTCGTGGAGCATACGTCCAACATACTGTCTATCAGGGACGGCGATACCATGGACCCATGGCAAACGTTTATCTGGCCTATGGCGCGCGATTTCCCTGCGCTCTACCATGCTCTAGCTGCAATGACTTGTGCACACATAAGCAAGAGTCAACAGCAATTTAAGCTACTCGGCATGAAACACTTCAATCTCAGCATTCAAGCTCTTGTCCTTGGCATGGACAACGGCAGTATGCCTTTGGAGGCTGCACTTGCCACCAGGCTCGCCCTTGCCTTCGCTGAGTCCTGGGACTGTCACACACCAGCAACGGGGACCACTCATCTCAATGACGCCAAAGCACTCATTCAACAAGCTCTACAGGATAACTTTACTTCCGGGACAGTAAACAGTGAACTGGAATGTCTGAAATTCCTTGTCAACACCTGGTTATACAGGAACGTCATTGCTCGCTTGACATGCACCGAAACTACAGACACCACGGTCGCCGAACCTACGGCCACATACACTTGTATAATACCTCATATAGGTGAAAAGGATATTGACCCGCTCATGGGTTGCGGTACTGCACTCTTTCCGTCAATTGGCCGCCTGGTGGAGCTTGTCCGTCGCGTCCGTGGCCGGCCAGAGAATCGTAATTCTCCTGCGATCATCTCCAAAGCCATTGAAATAAAGATGGCTATAGAAGACTGGGTCTCGCCTGTGGACTCCGACAGCCCGAGCTCAAATATTTCGGACTTGATACAGACCGCAGAGGCTTACCGAGGCGCTgcgcttctgcttcttcggcaagCAGTTCCGGAGCTTCCTGCCTCATGTTCGATGTCGAAGTTAGCACAGAAAACTCTCGTCTTTCTCGCCACTACACCGCCATCATCTCGGACGATACATGCGCAAATATTCCCGTTGATGGTAGCGGGCTGTGAGACGTTCGATGAGGACGATCGAGAGTGGGTCCGTCAGCGCTGGGAAGTTATGTCCCGGCGCTTGATGACCGCAGTACCAGATCGATGTAGAGATATAACAATGGAGGTCTGGCGAAGGAGGGACGAATTTGAAACACGCCACGGGCTACGTGACTTGATCAAAGCCCACCGGCCCTTTCCCATCATAAGTCGTCGTGCAATGGATACCTCGACGCTTTACGATTCACTTCGTGTTCCTAAGAGCAACATTGACAGCACTATGAGTCACGAGGGCCCGGGGAACTCGTCTTCTGCGGAAATGCGGTCAGGTCCAAGGTCATCCGACTTTCCAGACTCGGCTGCATTTCAGAAAGGGACCGATCCTGTTACAAGGGCAGGATTTATTAACTACACCATTAAGGGTGAGCTGCATTGGCTCAGGGTCATGGAAGATTGGAACTGGGAAA TTATGCTCGCGTGA
- a CDS encoding uncharacterized protein (predicted protein): MSAILVRLTANYHRLIIGSDLGQEDWHQHIPWRIYNLDKRASSITNVVIHFIRLYDTILANSNPNCIVIWHNLCLLLTADIRLHERAAGREGPEAMQTARQAIALWAKTPAARRACLHAAQIFHRLSNWKPMDGMGFQPARCLLNSALVLAFYTLVSPGATEARHADSFDLATADIDWKIVGEEGMADSTPEGQQPRTDDPAVNFIRFGGPVVLCGKTYFGGASYARRLLLDFASLLDEVGRHWMAKYPRLLYMIHDTMVDVDVGGEMREGTA, translated from the coding sequence ATGTCCGCCATCCTCGTCCGCCTAACAGCAAACTACCACCGACTCATCATCGGCTCCGATCTCGGCCAAGAAGACTGGCACCAACATATACCTTGGCGGATATACAACCTCGATAAACGCGCTAGTTCGATAACTAACGTGGTTATACATTTCATCCGGCTCTACGATACCATTCTCGCAAACTCGAACCCAAATTGTATCGTTATCTGGCATAATCTATGTCTCCTCTTAACAGCGGATATCCGTCTCCATGAACGTGCTGCCGGAAGAGAAGGTCCGGAAGCTATGCAGACAGCCCGACAAGCTATAGCCTTATGGGCGAAGACACCGGCTGCACGTCGAGCGTGTCTACATGCCGCCCAGATATTTCATAGGCTTTCTAATTGGAAGCCgatggatgggatgggattTCAGCCTGCAAGGTGTTTGTTGAATTCTGCGCTTGTTCTTGCTTTTTATACCCTTGTTAGTCCGGGGGCTACTGAGGCTAGGCACGCTGATTCGTTCGATCTCGCTACGGCGGATATTGACTGGAAGATTGTGGGGGAAGAGGGCATGGCTGATAGCACCCCTGAAGGTCAACAACCGAGGACGGATGATCCTGCTGTCAACTTTATTCGCTTTGGGGGCCCGGTTGTTCTATGTGGGAAAACGTATTTCGGGGGCGCTAGTTATGCACGGCGGCTTTTGTTGGATTTTGCGAGTCTTTTGGATGAGGTGGGGAGACATTGGATGGCGAAGTATCCGAGACTTTTGTATATGATTCATGATACTATGGTAGATGTGgatgttggtggtgagatgagggagggaACTGCTTGA
- a CDS encoding uncharacterized protein (predicted protein) → MFCRTTGPPRAAIFAQHVSPLPRALLRCLRSSRSSMILIPCLRSSPVDTCPTMASPAFRTGSSSPPRTLTMSSIMQRIRPPSSGRGFLGKMHRRVWTELVGPLLAVVLGVWAWVDICLEISSRPSREVETTSVLSRLIPSRHIQWIISADKTPQVLEAIRDFTENYPDDKAAIIVTAEHAALINTWIMFLFYDGPEPPQGVFDGFKAIGPLDTTKTWDSYYDLPMPRTIAQKAQARGGDLINFPTDQDYLVIELDFSYGLSASDEKIDAANKNLFNGFDRIISNYIDEGVLPDVYRPLFMNDANYAQDYWARLGSTEQAREVRKKYDPELFFQKRTSGGFRLG, encoded by the exons ATGTTCTGCAGGACTACTGGTCCACCGCGTGCGGCGATCTTCGCCCAACATGTATCGCCTCTCCCAAGAGCGCTCTTGAGATGTCTCAGATCGTCAAGGAGCTCCATGATATTGATACCTTGTTTGCGGTCAAGTCCGGTGGACACATGCCCAACAATGGCTTCGCCAGCATTCAGGACGGgctcctcatcaccacccAGAACCTTAACAATGTCATCTATAATGCAGAGGATCAGACCGCCATCATCGGGCCGGGGCTTTCTTGGGAAGATGCACAGAAGGGTCTGGACGGAACTGGTCGGACCCTTGTTGGCGGTCGTCTTGGGGGTGTGGGCGTGGGTGGATATATGCTTGGAG ATCTCTTCGCGGCCCTCAAGGGAGGTGGAAACAACTTCGGTATTGTCACGGCTTATACCCTCCAGACACATCCAATGGATCATAAG TGCGGACAAGACGCCTCAAGTCCTTGAAGCCATCCGTGACTTCACCGAAAACTACCCCGATGACAAGGCCGCCATCATCGTGACGGCCGAGCATGCCGCGCTGATCAACACATGGATCATGTTCCTCTTCTACGATGGACCGGAGCCTCCGCAAGGCGTCTTTGATGGATTCAAAGCCATTGGGCCATTGGACACGACGAAGACGTGGGACAGCTACTATGATTTG CCAATGCCCAGAACGATCGCGCAGAAAGCTCAGGCTCGTGGCGGA GACCTTATCAACTTTCCCACTGATCAGGATTATCTCGTTATCGAGCTGGATTTCTCCTATGGTTTATCGGCCAGTGACGAGAAAATCGACGCCGCGAACAAGAACCTGTTCAATGGGTTCGATAGGATCATTTCGAATTACATTGACGAAGGCGTGCTACCAGACGTTTACAGGCCGTTGTTCATGAACGACGCAAACTACGCGCAGGATTACTGGGCCCGCCTAGGCTCGACTGAGCAGGCGCGCGAGGTGAGAAAGAAATATGACCCCGAGTTATTTTTCCAGAAACGGACGAGTGGAGGGTTCAGACTTGGATGA